In Oncorhynchus masou masou isolate Uvic2021 chromosome 28, UVic_Omas_1.1, whole genome shotgun sequence, the DNA window tttgagtcagttggaggtttacctgtgtatgtatttcaatgcctaccttcaaactcagtgcctctttgcttgacatcatgggaaaatcaaatttccaaatgcctgaaggtactatgttcatctgtacaaacaatagtacgcaagtataaacaccatgggaccacgcagccgtcataccgctcagaaggAGACgttttctgtctcctagaaattaacgtactttggtgcggaaGGTGCGAATCAAATcttccaattggacaatgaccccaagcatacttccaaagttgtggcaaatggtttaaggacaacaaagtcaaggtattggagtggccatcacaaagccctaacctcaatcctatagaaaatgtatgggctgaactgaaaaagtgtgtgcgagcaaggaggcctacaaacctgactcagttacaccaggtctgtcaggaggaatgggccaaacttcacccaacttattgtgggaagattgtggaaggctacccgaaacgtttgacccaagttaaacaattttaaaggcaatgctaccaagtactaattgagtgtatttaaacctctgacccactgggaatgtgatgaaagagataaaagctgaaatcaaccactctactgttattctgacatttcacattctgaaaataaagtggtgatcctaactgacctaaaacagggatttttttactatgattaaatgtcaggaattgtgaaaaactgagtttaaatgtatttggctaaggtgtatgtaaacttccgacttcaactgtacattgacTTCGTCCATCTTAGCTCATGAATGTAAATCTAAATGACTCTTATCAGCTcatcgtccccttatgccatagtttgtacatctcaattgtcagtagaaacacCATTTGTTTAAGTAAGTCAgtcatgtgttgttgttttttttacaaaatcaGTAAATGAGTTTGAGTGAACTGTTTCCCTGCCAGCGAGGCTCacctgatagccaggtgtagcggtggcaaggagtcactccatggtgctgaaaacaaggctccactgatagccaggtgtagtggtgctgaaaacaaggccccacagatagccaggtgtagtggtgctgaaaacaaggccccacagatagccaggtgtagtggtggcaaggagtcactccatggtgctgaaaacaaggccccacagatagccaggtgtagcggtgctgaaaacaaggctccgctgatagccaggctCCAGCTGGTGGCCAGgtgtcactccatggtgctgaaaacaaggcccaCAGATAGCCAGGTGTAGGAGTCACTccggtgctgaaaacaaggctccactgatagccaggtgtagtggtggtaaggattcactccatggtgctgaaaacaaggccccactgatagccaggtgtagtggtgctgaaaacaaggctccgctgatagccaggtgtagtggtggtaaggattcactccatggtgctgaaaacaaggctcctctgatagccaggtgtagcggtgctgaaaacaaggctccgctgatagccaggtgtggtaaggagtcactccatggtgctgaaaacaaggctccactgatagccaggtgtagcggtgtgAAAACAAggtccgctgatagccaggtgtagcggtgctgaaaacaaggccccactgatagccaggtgtagcggtggcaaggattcactccatggtgctgaaaacaaggctccactgatagccaggtgtagtggtggaaaacaaggagtcactccatggtgctgaaaacaaggctccactgatagccaggtgtagtggtggtaaggagtcactccatggtgctgaaaacaaggccccactgatagccaggtgtagcggtgctgaaaacaaggctccgctgatagccaggtgtagtggtggtaaggagtcactccatggtgctgaaaacaaggctcctctgatagccaggtgtagcggcgCTGAAAACAAGgccccactgatagccaggtgtagcggtgctgaaaacaaggccccgctgatagccaggtgtagcggtgctgaaaacaaggccccactgatagccaggtgtagtggtggtaaggagtcactccatggtgctgaaaacaaggccccactgatagccaggtgtagtggtggtaaggagtcactccatggtgctgaaaacaaggctctgctgatagccaggtgtagcggtgctgaaaacaaggccccactgatagccaggtgtagtggtgctgaaaacaaggctccactgatagccaggtgtagtggtggaaAACAAGAGTCACtgatccatggtgctgaaaacaaggctccgctgatagccaggtgtagcggtgctgaaaacaaggccccactgatagccaggtgtagtggtggtaaggagtcactccatggtgctgaaaacaaggccccactgatagccaggtgtagtggtgctgaaaacaaggctccgctgatagccaggtgtagtggtggtaaggattcactccatggtgctgaaaacaaggccccactgatagccaggtgtagtggtggtaaggagtcactccatggtgctgaaaacaaggccccactgatagccaggtgtagcggtgctgaaaacaaggctccactgatagccaggtgtagtggtgctgaaaacaaggccccactgatagccaggtgtagtggtgctgaaaacaaggccccactgatagccaggtgtagtggtggtaaggagtcactccatggtgctgaaaacaaggctccactgatagccaggtgtagcggtgctgaaaacaaggccccactgatagccaggtgtagtggtggtaaggattcactccatggtgctgaaaacaaggctccactgatagccaggtgtagtggtggtaaggagtcactccatggtgctgaaaacaaggctccactgatagccaggtgtagcggtgctgaaaacaaggccccactgatagccaggtgtagcggtggtaaggagtcactccatggtgctgaaaacaaggccccactgatagccaggtgtagcggtgctgaaaacaaggccccactgatagccaggtgtagtggtggtaaggagtcactccatggtgctgaaaacaaggctccactgatagccaggtgtagcggtgctgaaaacaaggccccactgatagccaggtgtagcggtgctgaaaacaaggccccactgatagccaggtgtagcggtggtaaggagtcactccatggtgctgaaaacaaggctcctctgatagccaggtgtagtggtgctgaaaatAAGGCcgcactgatagccaggtgtagcggtggtaaggattcactccatggtgctgaaaacaaggcccctctgatagccaggtgtagtggtggtaaggagtcactccagCCAGGTGCTGCTGAAAACAAGgccccactgatagccaggtggtggtaaggattcactccatggtgctgaaaacaaggccccactgatagccaggtgtagcggtggtaaggagtcactccatggtgctgaaaacaaggctcctctgatagccaggtgtagtggtgctgaaaacaaggctccactgatagccaggtgtagtggtggtaaggagtcactccatggtgctgaaaacaaggccccactgatagccaggtgtagtggtggtaaggagtcactccatggtgctgaaaacaaggctccactgatagccaggtgtagcggtgctgaaaacaaggctccgctgatagccaggtgtagtggtggtaaggagtcactccatggtgcagaaaacaaggctccgctgatagccaggtgtagtggtgctgaaaacaaggctccactgatagccaggtgtagtggtggtaaggagtcactccatggtgctgaaaagaaagctctgctgttgagacagctttatgtagagcagtagagtagaggcactTACAGAAGTTGTACACATAGTAGCCTAGGGGCTGGGAAAAATGTGGCCTTTTAAATATGCATTTCATGCTATTCTATTTATGTAACGTGAAAACGTAGATATTTCAGCCCTAGCCTAATATTCTAAGAGTTGACTTGGTTTGAGCCGGCCCGGGTTTATGGTTTGCGTAACATTGTTACCTATGTTTGAGACCAACATCTCTCACGTTACTAGAATGACATTCACGTTCtacgatctctctctctccctctctgctctgatagacatgagcctgcatCTCTCCAGCGTTGCGCTTCAACATgtatttccttatagaatcaaAGCTGCACAAAGGCTTCTGGGGGAACTGCAGCACTGAAATATCTACGTTTTCACGTTACATTTGTGGGGGCAACTCAAATGAACTTTGATCTCTTTTATTCAAATTTTTACATTGCAAAAAGAGAAAAATAATGTATGTTCATGCCACGAGATGTATCAGGACGAATAGGTTCCAGGAACAACAACAAAACCAGTCCAAAACAAAAAGTTTGCTGGTCCTGTTTGGACAGGATCCGGATCACATGAAGCACTGCGGGTGCTGCTTCTTGTCATTGATTTGTTTCATGATCAGTGTCAAAACACTGCTTTTAAATGTCCAAATGCTCAATCAATATGCTGAAAAGGCCTGTGATATTTTGAAGACCAAGCTCTCTTACACACAGGCCACATGTGTTACACTTGTGTTCAGATTAGCCCCATTTAtaaattaatttgtttaacacttttttggttactacatgattccatacgtgttatttcatagttttgatgtcttcactattattctacaatgttgaaaatagtacaaataaagaaaaaccctttgaatgagtaggtgtgtccaaacttctgacttgTATATTGaggcagcaggtatcctagtggttagagcatggagccagtacccgaaaggttgctggtttgaatctctgagctgacaaggtaaatatctgtcattctgcccctgaacaaggcagttaacccccctggctggccgtcattgtaaataagagtttgttcttaactgactcattaaatttaaaaacaaatacaaatattccgGACTCCGACACATGATACACAAACACAGTTTTATCTGTACCAGACATTGATCAGGTCATCTTTGGATTATGGGAGTTTTTTTTGGATCGGCAGCCAAAACGGTACCACAGCGCCTCGATAGGATACAGTCAACGGCCCTGAGATGGTGTGTTGGTGCCTTCAGGACGACACCTGTTGAGGCATTGCAGGTCGATAGTGGGGAACTGCCACCGAGGATAAGGAAGGACAAACGGGCATTACTGGCCCGAGATCGAAAGGGAGTTCAGAAGGACACTCTGTGGTCATGGCAACTGGGGAATGCTGGGAGCAAGGAGAGGGTAAACAGAGGGGCGTGCGGGTGGATCATTGGGCAGAAAGTGGTAGAATAtggactgagggggagagagagattcgGGCCGGCAATTGCATTGGGGAACGTCCCTCCGCGGCTGTTTCTGAAACCAGGTGTAGATGTGGATATGATTGAGGGTAAGAGATAATGGGGAGAGAACGTGAGACGGCGTTTAAGGATTTTTACAGATGGTTGAAAGGATCCAGTCAGGGGCAGGGGTGTGTATCCCAGATTTCAATGTTACGAGTATGTAAGCAGGTGTCCGTGTATACGGCCGAGTCGATGAGTCTACAGTAGGTttgagatggatggaggaggaggtgatctGCTCTGATTGGGCTGCGGTGTTGAGTAGTGTGAAGACAGGCAGGTCGGATAGGGGAGACTTGCTTGTGGAGACGATGGTGCTGTTAATGGGATTGGAGAGGATGGAAGTAACTGGGTTCCAGTCCGTGTGGGTGTGGAAATCTGCTgagaggaggatggctcataataatgtctggaacggaacAAATGGAATGGCGTCAaacaccatggaaaccatgtttgataTATTCTATACCATTctacctattccgctccagccaccaccacgagcccatcctccacAATGAAGGaggccaccagcctcctgtggtgtgGAGGGTAATAAGCAGGCTGATGGGGAGGCTAAGAGTGCTGTGAGGAGAGAGGCGTAGACATTCAGGGCCCACTGGCCCCCATTTTAGTCAAGTCCTTGATCCAGGCAAAAGGGCTCAATCTTTGGCAAAGGAAATGGGATGCTGGTGGTAAGGGGAGGTAATAGtctgtttttatttaactaggcaagtcagttaagaacaaatgcttattttcaatgacagctttaagaacagtgggttaactgccttgttcacagGTAGAACAACAGAcgtttaacttgtcagctcgggggtttgttctagcaacctttcaattgcttgtccaacactctaaccactagactacctgccgaccctacactctaaccactagactacctgccgaccctacactctaaccactagactacctgccgaccctacactctaaccactagggtacctgcctcccctccactctaaccactaggctacctgcctcctctacactctaaccactaggctacctgccacctctacactctaaccactaggctacctgcctcctctacactctaaccactaggctacctgcctcccctccactctaaccactaggctacctgcctcctctacactctaaccactaggctacctgtctcctctacactctaaccactagactacctgccgaccctacactctaaccactagggtacctgcctcccctccactctaaccactagggtacctgcctcccctccactctaaccactagactacctgcctcccctccactctaaccactagactacctgcctcccctccactctaaccactagactacctgcctcccctccactctaaccactaggctacctgcctccccagtaAGGAGAGAGGAAGTAGGAGAGAGGAAGTTATCTGCAGTAGACTACGGTTTGGGCACACGGGTTTGAATGCCACATTGTGGATGATAGGGAGAAATGAAACGGGTCTGTGTGATGAGTGTTTAGCGGCAGAAATGGTGGAACGTGTGTTTTATATTTTGTGAACTGTATAACGTAGATAGGGAGAGATTGTGTGAAAGGGTTAGAGAGGCTGGACGGGGGTTGGGGTTTGGGTGGATTAGTGGGGGAAAGGGGAAGGGAAGTGGTGTCTAAGGCTCTATTTCACTTTCTTAGAGGAACAGGACTAATGAAGATAATTTAATATAGGTCGGCAGTCAccggcctcacactccagtacaatAGGTGGCGTTGTATGGATCTTAAAAGTTGGATGCGATCCGCCAACCCAATcacaaagaagaagaagacgaagaaGAAGGAGCAAACGTTTCGCTGCGCCTGCAGATCTGTGTACTCGACCAAATAAACCTTGATTTGATCGATAGTCCCCAACTTGACAAAAACGATCCGCTCGAACGCGCCCTTAGTTGAAGTGGTCACGTTACTTTTTTTTGTTGATACACGAGTTCAACAGAGAAGTAAAACGTAGTTATGTTTTAGCGGCTTTGTTTCTGTATATagcaacaaaaatatatatattttacgtAGAACTCAAGCATTCTATTCTTTGTAATAGTTATGTAGCTATTTGAACGACCGGTGAACATCTGCTTATCCTTGGTCGATTTGTCCCAGtgctaatgctaactagctagcacagCGCTCTCTCTATCTTTTGTGTTGTTTAGGCTGCAGTCACTTTCTCTGACATGGCCTCGCCTGCACCTGGAGCGGGTAAGTCAAGTAGCAGAAGGCCGGGTAGGATAGCTAGTAGGTAGCTCTGAGCCAGGGTGTTTTCTGCTGCTTGCTGATGGCGAGTCTTCTTCAAGTAGCACTGGACTACAGCTAAGTTGGCTTTATTTGTGCTGATACTGCATTTCTATAATATTATTTTGTTGCTAATCAGTATTTATTTCCTCTACTCAGGATTCCAGAACAAGAACCGTGTTGCCATTTTGGCTGAATTGGACAAGGAGAAGAGACGCTTGATACAGAACTCCTCCATGAATAACCCAggagccaggtgtgtgtgtgtgtgacaaactTTGTCTGCGTCccttatagtgaactacttttgaacagagccctggtcaaaagtattgcatttATATAGGGTGTTGTTTGGGACGTAGACCCCAGTGCAGCCCCTGACCcatatcccttcatccctctcgccaacagcatccctctctccagACCAGCTCTGAATAAAGACTTCAGAGACCACGCGGAGCAGCAGCACATCGCTGCCCAGCAGAAAGCAGCTCTGCAGGTAAGGCCTTGACCTCATTCTAAAATTTCAGAAATGCACCCCTCCCTCCTTGTTTCATCTGGGGGTAAGCATAGATCTATAAGTGATTGGACGGGTGTGAGCGAGGTGTTACCTAAACCGACCAATTGAGATCTGGGATTTCTTCGAGGATGGAAGGATGCATTTCAGAAGTTTTTTTAGGAGGGTCATAGGTGGCCCCAGAGCCATTCTGCATGATCTCTATCAATACAGAAAGGCAGGGGTCGGCAACATGTGGCCCACGAGTGATTTTTATTTTTCGGTTTAAAAAAGACAACAACTACTAGGAATAAAGCAAAGAATGAGTTTAATGTAGAAAATCTGTTCCCAAATATTCCCAAGACAAAAAAATGAAAAGTGACTATCTTAATGTAATCAAAGAGGAAagtgggatacctagtcagttggaaagggggatacctagtcagttggaaagggggatacctagtcagttggaaagggggatatctagtcagttggaaagggggatatctagtcagttggaaagggggatatctagtcagttgaaagggggatatctagtcagttggaaagggggatatctagtcagttggaaagggggatacctagtcagttggaaagggggatatctagtcagttggaaagggggatatctagtcagttgtaaagggaaagggggatacctagtcagttggaaagggaaaggggatatctagtcagttgtaatgggaaagggggatacctagtcagttggaaagggaaagggggatatctagtcagttggaaagggggatatctagtcagttggaaagggaaagggggatatctagtcagttggaaagggggatatctagtcagttggaaagggaaaggggatatctagtcagttggaaagggaaagggggatatctagtcagttggaaagggggatatctagtcagttggaaagggaaagggggatatctagtcagttggaaagggggatatctagtcagttggaaagggggatatctagtcagttggaaagggaaagggggatatctagtcagttggaaagggggatacctagtcagttggaaagggaaagggggatatctagtcagttggaaaggggatatctagtcagttggaaagggggatatctagtcagttggaaagggggatatctagtcagttggaaagggggatatctagtcagttggaaagggggatatctagtcagttggaaagggaaagggggatatctagtcagttggaaagggaaagggggatatctagtcagttggaaagggaaagggggatatagtcagttggaaagggaaagggggatatctagtcagttggaaagggggatatctagtcagttggaaagggggatatctagtcagttggaaagggccggggggatatctagtcagttggaaagggggatatctagtcagttggaaagggaaagggggatatctagtcagttggaaaggggggtcagttggaaagggggatatctagtcagttggaaagggggatacctagtcagttggaaagggggatacctagtcagttggaaagggaaagggggatatctagtcagttggaaagggggatacctagtcagttggaaagggggatatctagtcagttggaaagggggatacctagtcagttggaaagggggatacctagtcagttggaaagggaaagggggatacctagtcagttggaaagggggatatctagtcagttggaaagggggatacctagtcagttggaaagggaaaggggatatctagtcagttggaaagggaaaggggatatctagtcagttggaaagggggatatctagtcagttggaaagggggatatctagtcagttggaaagggggatatctagtcagttggaaagggggatacctagtcagttggaaagggggatacctcgtcagttggaaagggggatacctagtcagttggaaagggggatatctcgtcagttggaaagggggatacctagtcagttggaaagggaaagggggatacctagtcagttggaaagggggatacctagtcagttggaaagggaatgGGGGATacctactccaagtctcagagcgagtgacatttgaaacgctattagcgcgcaccccgctaactagctagccatttcacatcacatcggttacaccagcctcatctcaggagttgataggcttgaagtcataaacagcgctgtgcttgcgaagagctgctggcaaacgcagtaaagtgctgtttgaatgaatgcttatgagcctgctgctgcctaccaccgctcagtcagactgctctatcaaatcatagacttaattataacataataacacacagaaatacgagcctttggtcattaatatggtcgaatccagaaactatcatctcaaaaacaaaacgtttattctttatttatttattctatcagtgaaatacggaaccgttccgtattttatctaacgggtggcatccataagtctaaatattcctgttacattgcacaaccttcaatgttatgtcataattatgtacaattctggcaaattagttcgcaatgagccaggcggcccaaactgttgcatataccctgactctgcgtgcaatgaacgcaagagaagtgacacaatttcacctggttaatattgcctgctaacctggatttcttttagctcaatatgcaggtttaaaaatatatacttgtgtattgattttaagaaaggcattgatgttcatggttaggtacacgttggagcaacgacagtcctttttcacgaatGCACACTGCATCGATTatgtgcaacgcaggacacgctagataaactagtaatatcatcaaccatgtgtagttaactagtgattatgattaagtttaatgttagctagcaacttaccttggcttcttactgcattcgcgtaacaggcagtctcctcgtgaggcaggtggttagagcgttggactagttaaccgtaaggttgcaagattgaatccctgagctgacaaggtacaaatctgtccttctgcccctgaacaggcagttaacccaggccgtcattgaaaataagaatgttctttttttacacaacaaatgttctaATCTGGGAGGTAAACTTGATAAAGTATTCTATCATTTGTCTGTGTATTCAGATGGAATCAAGGCCAGAATGTACCAGAGGCCACAAAATTAGAGCTTCTTTGTCAAACACAATCTAACCATAGAGGTCACTTTCTACTCTGTGAACTTGTGGAAAACACAGCTAATCTTTCCTTTATCTTCTGTTTGTAGCATGCCCATGCTCACTCTTCTGGATTCTTCATCACTCAAGACTCGTCCTTCGGGAACCTGATCCTCCCGGTGCTGCCTCGTCTAGACCCACCTCCACCAGCAGAATAACGGAACCTTAAGAAGAAAACACCGGACGGCTAAACGCTGCAGGTGGTTTACAGATCACCTGTTGGGTGTTGACGAATGGCAGCGGACCACAGATCACGTGTTGACGAATGGCAGCGGGGGCCACAGATCACCTGTTGGGTGTTGACGAATGGCAGCGGACCACAGATCACCTGTTGACGAATCAGATCGGCCCCCATTTTTCCCAACGATTCTGTTGAATTGCCACTGTTCATCGACACACGGCACATCATTTAGTGCACATGGCCGACGTTCGTTTCTGGTGTTTTCTCCAACAGACATCGTGACAACACTTTGTTACTTTCTGAACAAGGTCTTGGATTGTTTGTTGAAGCTAAGGGTCATGTTATTTCTGTCTATTTTTGGTGCACCGTACATCATGTGGTTTTGAAAGACAAATGTCATTTTTCTAACATTTTTTATAAATGGAAAAAAGGCCTAATCAAATAAAGATCAAGTCAACAACAACATTTGGACCTTTTACTTGGGAATTTGCAAACTCATTATATTAAACCCAGAAACATAGAAGGAACCAGGGTTGGGTTTAGTGTTTGATGACAAATCAATTACGTTACAAGTAAAAAGTAATTGGAttatagatacttttgaaaactatataattacttttaaattccgaaaggatgtttgtgaaaaaaagaaaaaaaatcgacacctttctgtttcctgtaacattcaattcagcattggAAAAAAAGCACACGTTTTATAGtgtgttccacctgagcgagtctgaccacaaggcaGAGACCAATATGATGACACATcgaatgtgtttgatggatcctttttaTATCATACGAAAGTAACGAGGTAATCAAATTACTGCGTTTGGGTAAAGCCCAAAATCACATTAGTTATTACAATTTTGGTAGTTAACTAACGGATTATATTTAGAAAGTAATCTACCCAACATAGAAAGGAACTATGAACATAGcttgtgaaataacacatatggaatcatgtagtaacaaaaagttactattcaaaatatattttaaattcatcaaagtagccactctttgccttgatgacagcattacattctctcaaccagcttcaccctgaaacgcttttccaacagtcttgaaagagttcccacatatgctgagcacttgtttgctgcttttccttcactctgcggtacaactcaccccaaaccatctcaatttggttgaggccggatgattgtggaggccagggcatctgatgcagcacttcatcaatctccttcttggtcaaatagtccttataCATTCTggagggtcattgtcctgttgaaaaacaaatgatagtcccactaagcccaaagcagatgggatggcgtatcgctgcagaatgatgtggtagcaatgctggttaagtgtgccttgaattctaaataaatcagtttcaccagcaaagcacccccacaccatcacacctctatgctgtaaggtGGGGAAAACACATGCTGAGGTCacctgttcacctactctgcgtctcacaaagacatggtggttggaaccaaaaatcttaaaatcagaggacagatttccaccggtctaatgtccattgcttgtgtttcttgg includes these proteins:
- the inip gene encoding SOSS complex subunit C, whose translation is MASPAPGAGFQNKNRVAILAELDKEKRRLIQNSSMNNPGASIPLSRPALNKDFRDHAEQQHIAAQQKAALQHAHAHSSGFFITQDSSFGNLILPVLPRLDPPPPAE